In the genome of Flavobacterium panacagri, one region contains:
- a CDS encoding UDP-glucose 6-dehydrogenase, which translates to MKITKICCIGAGYVGGPTMAVIAQKCPDIQVTVVDLNEQRIAGWNDPNVENIPIYEPGLSGIVAEARGRNLFFSTDVDKAIDEAQMIFISVNTPTKTYGKGKGMAADLKYIELCARQIARVAKQNKIVVEKSTLPVRTAEAIKSILDNTGNGVQFQILSNPEFLAEGTAVTDLLNPDRILIGGDTTSEGEEAINALVEVYANWVYKDKILTTNVWSSELSKLTANAFLAQRISSINAMSELCEKTGADVNEVARAIGMDSRIGSKFLKASVGFGGSCFQKDILNLVYIAKSYGLNEVADYWEQVIIMNDHQKRRFSNKIVQTLYNTVADKKIAFLGWAFKKDTNDTRESAAIYVADDLINEQAKISVYDPKVSRVKMIADLNYLETRNDEENNKSLNVFESAYEACKGAHAVAVLTEWDEFTTYDWQKIYDSMHKPAFVFDGRNILNAKQLEKIGFVYNGIGS; encoded by the coding sequence ATGAAAATTACAAAAATTTGCTGCATAGGTGCAGGATATGTTGGAGGGCCAACAATGGCAGTTATTGCTCAAAAATGTCCAGATATTCAAGTTACAGTTGTCGATTTAAATGAGCAGAGAATTGCAGGGTGGAACGATCCAAATGTTGAGAATATTCCAATCTATGAGCCAGGACTTTCTGGAATTGTAGCAGAAGCAAGAGGTAGGAATCTGTTTTTTTCTACCGATGTTGATAAAGCAATAGATGAAGCGCAGATGATTTTTATTTCGGTAAATACGCCAACCAAAACTTATGGAAAAGGAAAAGGAATGGCAGCCGATTTAAAATATATAGAATTATGTGCAAGACAAATTGCAAGAGTAGCAAAGCAGAATAAAATTGTGGTAGAAAAGTCTACTTTACCAGTTCGAACTGCAGAAGCCATTAAAAGTATATTAGATAATACAGGAAATGGAGTACAGTTTCAGATTTTGTCAAATCCAGAATTTCTAGCCGAAGGAACCGCGGTTACAGATTTGCTAAATCCAGATAGAATTTTAATTGGTGGTGACACAACTTCAGAAGGCGAAGAAGCAATTAATGCTTTGGTAGAGGTTTATGCAAATTGGGTCTATAAAGATAAAATTTTAACAACTAATGTTTGGTCTTCAGAACTGTCCAAACTTACTGCAAATGCATTTTTGGCGCAGCGTATTTCATCAATAAATGCAATGTCTGAATTATGCGAAAAAACGGGTGCGGATGTAAATGAGGTAGCAAGAGCAATTGGTATGGACAGCAGAATTGGTTCAAAATTCCTGAAAGCTTCTGTTGGATTTGGAGGATCATGTTTTCAGAAGGATATTTTGAATTTGGTATATATTGCAAAGTCGTACGGATTAAATGAAGTTGCGGATTATTGGGAACAGGTTATTATTATGAACGATCATCAAAAGAGACGATTTTCAAATAAAATCGTTCAAACTTTGTACAATACTGTAGCTGATAAGAAAATTGCTTTTTTAGGATGGGCTTTCAAAAAAGATACAAATGATACAAGAGAATCGGCAGCGATTTATGTAGCTGATGATTTGATTAATGAGCAAGCCAAAATTTCAGTTTATGACCCAAAAGTTTCAAGAGTTAAAATGATTGCCGATTTGAACTATCTCGAAACAAGAAACGATGAGGAAAATAATAAATCTTTAAATGTGTTCGAAAGTGCTTATGAAGCATGTAAAGGAGCTCATGCGGTAGCAGTTTTGACAGAATGGGATGAGTTTACAACTTATGATTGGCAGAAAATTTATGACTCAATGCACAAACCGGCTTTTGTTTTTGATGGAAGAAATATTTTAAATGCCAAACAATTAGAAAAAATTGGATTTGTCTACAACGGTATAGGTTCTTAA
- a CDS encoding SDR family oxidoreductase: protein MGNATEKTILITGGAGFIGSNLTEYFLRSGYKVVCLDNFSTGHRHNLKDFLNNPDFKLIEGDIRNLNDCVLAVNGVDYVLHQAALGSVPRSIKDPIATNDVNVSGFLNMLTAARDAKVKRFVYAASSSTYGDSQGLPKVEDVIGKPLSPYAITKYVNELYAEIFSKTYGLETIGLRYFNVFGRKQDPNGAYAAVIPKFVKQFMNHESPVINGDGNYSRDFTYIDNVIQMNELAMTSQNPQAVNSVYNTAFGDRNTLNDLVKYLKEYLSELDPEIKNVPIVYGENRAGDIPHSLASIEKAKKILGYDPKYSLQDGLKEAVGWYWNNLK, encoded by the coding sequence ATGGGAAACGCAACAGAAAAAACAATTTTAATTACTGGAGGAGCTGGATTTATAGGTTCAAATTTGACAGAATATTTTTTAAGATCAGGATATAAAGTAGTTTGTCTAGATAATTTTTCGACTGGACATCGTCATAATTTGAAAGATTTTTTGAATAATCCTGATTTTAAATTGATTGAAGGAGATATCAGGAATCTAAATGATTGTGTTTTGGCAGTTAATGGGGTGGATTATGTTTTACATCAAGCCGCTTTAGGTTCTGTTCCTAGGTCAATAAAAGATCCAATCGCTACAAATGACGTAAATGTTTCGGGTTTTTTAAATATGCTTACAGCAGCTCGTGATGCAAAGGTAAAACGTTTTGTTTATGCGGCAAGTTCATCAACTTATGGAGATTCACAAGGTCTGCCAAAAGTCGAAGATGTTATAGGAAAACCATTGTCACCTTATGCCATTACTAAATATGTAAATGAATTATATGCTGAAATTTTTAGTAAAACATATGGATTAGAAACAATCGGACTTCGTTATTTTAATGTTTTTGGAAGAAAACAAGATCCAAATGGAGCTTATGCCGCAGTGATACCAAAATTCGTAAAACAATTCATGAATCATGAAAGCCCAGTAATTAATGGAGATGGAAATTATTCGCGTGATTTTACTTATATAGATAATGTAATTCAGATGAATGAGTTAGCAATGACTTCTCAAAATCCTCAAGCTGTTAATTCGGTTTATAATACTGCGTTTGGAGATCGAAATACATTGAATGATTTAGTAAAGTATTTAAAGGAATATTTGTCTGAGTTAGATCCAGAAATAAAAAATGTGCCTATTGTATATGGCGAAAATAGAGCAGGTGATATTCCGCACTCATTAGCAAGTATTGAAAAAGCAAAAAAAATATTAGGCTACGATCCAAAATATTCTTTACAAGATGGATTGAAAGAAGCTGTTGGGTGGTATTGGAATAATTTAAAATAA
- a CDS encoding polysaccharide biosynthesis tyrosine autokinase, whose protein sequence is MLDIKDFSIFENHSNFDFRGFLLKIASYWKWFLISLIIAFTIAYQVNIRKEKIYGMQTMISIKEQSNPFFTSNTSLVFNWGGVSDQVNGISTILKSRSHNELVVNKLQFYIDYLEQGKYNLVDSYGAVPFYVDIDKTKGQLVNTLIKIKFLSENVYQIEIPFESNSVNLLTYTNNAYTTTSVKIGDFIHRYKVGEHVNIPFLNWKLQINDNPGFYKGKEYFVKFNDFDGTVSRYRGISVDGDKGSGSILNLSMQGTNKARMVDYLNATVNMLIKIQLDGKNQFATNTIRFIDSTLVAMESQLKETGNELKSFQKDKNIYEIEGGGSKVSEKIMDFDVEKDQVTRKIAYYNSLKSYLNSSGDYSRLPAPSVAGIEDPNVVANVAKLIALSTQRSEMAYAVKSEKIFRDFDNQMEAVKNVLQENIVTAKSALLYDLSLVNAKIGQAESTVRKLPAEQQELLKIKRKYDLNDNIYTSFLQKRNEAEIVKASNLSDIHFIDSAKDIGGGLIGPKTSVNYVMALFLGVLIPLLFVFGIFFINNSIQNTDDISKLTQIPLLGVIGINKDSLNLAVFDKPKSALSEAFRGIRSSLQFLYKKQQVSGSKTLMITSSISGEGKTFCSINIATVFALSEKKTVIVGLDLRKPRLADEFQLTTQLGVVNYLIKQNSLEEITNSTTIPNLDVILSGPIPPNPSELILSDAMGELIDELKLKYDYIVLDTPPVGLVSDSLELVQFSDVVLYIVRQNYTKKEMITLLNTRLKRGELKNVSIVLNGYENKAKYGGTYGYGYGYGTYSNGYHEEEVKYGFWKTFLNRFRKS, encoded by the coding sequence ATGTTAGATATTAAAGATTTTTCCATTTTTGAGAATCATTCTAATTTTGATTTTAGAGGGTTTCTGCTTAAAATAGCGAGTTACTGGAAGTGGTTTCTAATTAGCTTAATTATTGCATTTACAATTGCTTATCAAGTAAACATTCGTAAAGAGAAAATTTACGGAATGCAGACGATGATTTCTATTAAGGAACAAAGCAATCCATTTTTTACATCAAATACAAGTTTAGTTTTTAATTGGGGAGGAGTATCAGATCAAGTGAATGGAATTTCGACTATTCTAAAATCAAGATCTCACAACGAATTAGTTGTTAATAAACTCCAGTTTTATATCGATTACTTAGAGCAAGGCAAATACAATTTGGTCGACTCGTATGGCGCTGTGCCATTTTATGTTGATATTGATAAAACAAAAGGACAATTAGTTAATACATTAATAAAAATTAAGTTCTTAAGTGAGAATGTGTATCAAATTGAAATTCCTTTTGAAAGTAATTCGGTTAATTTACTAACTTATACTAACAATGCCTATACAACTACTTCTGTAAAAATAGGTGACTTTATTCATAGGTATAAGGTTGGAGAACATGTTAATATTCCTTTTTTAAACTGGAAACTTCAAATAAATGATAATCCGGGGTTTTACAAGGGCAAGGAATATTTTGTGAAATTTAATGATTTTGATGGGACTGTTTCTCGATATAGAGGGATAAGTGTAGATGGAGATAAAGGCAGTGGTTCGATATTAAATTTGTCTATGCAGGGAACAAATAAAGCCCGAATGGTTGATTATTTAAATGCTACTGTAAATATGCTCATCAAAATACAATTGGATGGTAAAAATCAGTTTGCAACAAATACTATTCGATTTATTGATAGCACTCTTGTGGCAATGGAATCTCAATTAAAAGAGACAGGGAATGAATTAAAGTCTTTTCAAAAAGATAAAAATATTTATGAGATAGAAGGCGGTGGTTCTAAAGTTTCAGAAAAAATAATGGATTTTGATGTTGAAAAAGATCAAGTCACTCGAAAAATTGCTTATTACAATTCATTAAAATCATATTTAAACAGCAGTGGTGATTATTCAAGACTTCCGGCACCATCAGTAGCAGGAATTGAAGATCCTAATGTTGTGGCAAATGTTGCAAAGCTAATTGCACTTTCGACTCAGAGGTCAGAAATGGCTTATGCGGTAAAAAGTGAAAAAATATTTAGAGATTTTGACAATCAAATGGAGGCTGTGAAAAATGTTCTTCAAGAGAATATTGTAACCGCAAAGTCTGCTCTGTTATATGATTTGTCGCTTGTAAATGCAAAAATTGGTCAGGCAGAAAGCACAGTCCGCAAACTTCCTGCGGAACAACAGGAATTGCTGAAAATTAAAAGGAAATACGATTTAAATGATAATATATACACCTCATTTCTTCAGAAAAGGAACGAGGCAGAGATCGTAAAAGCTTCTAATTTGTCAGACATACATTTTATCGATTCTGCCAAAGATATTGGTGGAGGTTTGATTGGTCCAAAAACATCTGTTAATTATGTAATGGCGCTGTTTTTAGGTGTTTTAATTCCGTTGTTATTTGTCTTTGGAATATTCTTTATTAATAATTCAATTCAGAATACAGATGATATTAGCAAATTAACACAAATACCGTTGCTTGGAGTAATTGGAATTAATAAAGATTCTCTCAATTTGGCAGTGTTTGATAAGCCCAAATCTGCTCTTTCAGAGGCATTTAGAGGAATACGTTCGTCTCTTCAGTTTTTGTATAAAAAACAGCAGGTCAGTGGTTCAAAAACATTAATGATTACTTCTTCGATTAGTGGTGAAGGAAAAACATTCTGTTCTATAAACATAGCAACTGTTTTTGCTTTAAGCGAAAAAAAGACAGTAATTGTGGGATTAGATTTAAGAAAACCGAGATTGGCTGACGAATTTCAATTGACAACACAGTTAGGGGTTGTTAATTATTTAATAAAACAGAATAGTTTGGAGGAGATAACAAATTCAACGACTATTCCAAATTTGGATGTAATTCTTTCTGGGCCGATTCCTCCAAATCCATCAGAACTTATTTTGAGTGATGCTATGGGAGAATTGATAGATGAATTGAAGTTGAAGTATGATTATATTGTTTTGGACACGCCTCCAGTTGGTTTGGTTTCAGATTCATTAGAGTTAGTTCAGTTTTCGGATGTTGTATTGTATATCGTTAGGCAGAATTATACCAAAAAAGAAATGATAACGTTATTAAATACCCGATTAAAACGAGGGGAGTTAAAGAATGTGAGTATTGTTCTTAACGGATACGAAAACAAAGCAAAATATGGCGGGACGTACGGTTATGGCTATGGTTATGGAACTTATTCAAATGGTTATCATGAAGAAGAGGTGAAATATGGTTTTTGGAAAACATTTTTAAATAGATTTAGAAAAAGCTAA
- a CDS encoding polysaccharide biosynthesis/export family protein: MTQKSFYLFLLISVFFTSCIPIKDLVYLQDKSTSSEQNSIAAVESKPYRLQVNDIISVNIKAIDSKLVSIFNTTIDGAQTAKSESGLYFDGFTIDDHGNIRMPILGEINVIGYTLEEVRVKIEKKLLEEYFKSEANIFVTVKLAGFRYTINGEVGSTGTKILFKDNVTILEAIANSGDITTVGNRKAVTVIRQTPTGVQMNDIDLTDINVMKSPYYYLQPNDYIYVKPLRQKTWGTGQTGIQSIGTIITLLSLATTVYLIIKN; the protein is encoded by the coding sequence ATGACACAAAAAAGCTTTTATCTATTCTTGTTGATTTCGGTGTTTTTTACTTCGTGTATTCCGATTAAAGATTTAGTTTATCTGCAAGATAAAAGTACTTCTAGCGAACAGAATTCTATTGCAGCTGTAGAATCTAAACCTTATCGATTACAGGTTAATGATATTATAAGTGTTAACATAAAGGCAATCGATTCAAAATTGGTTTCTATTTTTAATACGACTATTGATGGAGCCCAAACTGCAAAATCTGAATCTGGACTATATTTCGATGGGTTTACAATTGACGATCATGGAAACATTAGGATGCCGATTCTGGGAGAAATTAATGTTATTGGTTATACACTTGAAGAAGTTAGAGTAAAAATTGAAAAAAAATTATTAGAAGAATACTTTAAAAGTGAGGCTAATATTTTTGTCACTGTAAAACTAGCCGGTTTTAGATATACAATTAATGGAGAGGTAGGAAGTACAGGAACAAAAATTTTATTCAAAGATAATGTTACAATTTTAGAAGCTATTGCAAACTCTGGAGATATTACAACTGTAGGCAATAGAAAAGCAGTGACAGTTATTCGCCAGACTCCAACTGGAGTTCAGATGAATGATATTGATCTCACAGATATAAACGTCATGAAGTCGCCTTATTATTATTTACAGCCCAATGATTATATTTATGTGAAACCTTTAAGACAGAAAACTTGGGGAACTGGGCAGACAGGGATACAGTCTATAGGAACTATTATTACATTATTATCATTGGCAACAACGGTTTACCTCATTATAAAAAATTAA
- the recR gene encoding recombination mediator RecR: MEFSSKLIEKAVNEMSQLPGIGKRTALRLVLHLLKQPKEQTSFLSQALLNMREDIKFCESCHNISDTKICEICANALRNHETICVVEDIRDVMAIENTGQFKGIYHVLGGKISPIEGVGPNQLNISSLVEKAKSGKVTEIIFALSSTMEGDTTNFYIYKQIADLQIVVSTIARGISVGDELEYADEITLGRSILHRVPFEKTFKNN, translated from the coding sequence ATGGAATTTTCATCAAAACTAATTGAAAAAGCGGTCAACGAGATGTCGCAGTTACCAGGTATTGGAAAGCGTACGGCACTTCGTTTGGTTCTTCATTTATTGAAACAGCCGAAAGAACAGACTTCTTTTTTATCTCAGGCATTGTTGAATATGCGTGAAGATATTAAGTTTTGTGAAAGCTGTCATAATATTTCGGATACCAAAATCTGTGAGATATGTGCCAATGCTCTCAGAAATCATGAGACTATATGCGTAGTCGAAGATATTCGTGATGTAATGGCAATCGAAAATACGGGACAATTTAAAGGTATTTATCATGTTCTTGGTGGGAAAATTTCGCCAATTGAAGGAGTTGGGCCAAATCAGTTGAATATTTCGAGTTTAGTAGAAAAAGCTAAATCAGGTAAAGTAACTGAAATTATTTTTGCTTTAAGCTCGACTATGGAAGGCGATACCACCAATTTTTACATTTATAAACAAATTGCTGATTTACAGATTGTAGTTTCAACAATTGCAAGAGGAATATCTGTTGGAGATGAATTGGAATACGCAGATGAAATAACATTGGGTAGGAGTATTCTGCATCGAGTTCCCTTTGAAAAAACTTTTAAAAATAATTAA
- a CDS encoding CoA-binding protein, which yields MKSKKTLVIGASTNPERYSYKAVNMLVGKGHPVLAIGQKTGEVAGVKIQTKAIPVKNIDTITLYLNPVRQRDYYNYIIEAKPKRVVFNPGTENPELYQLLELNDIKSEVACTLVLLATNQY from the coding sequence ATGAAAAGTAAAAAAACATTAGTAATAGGTGCATCAACAAATCCAGAACGTTATTCTTATAAAGCGGTAAATATGTTAGTTGGAAAAGGACATCCTGTTTTAGCTATAGGACAAAAGACAGGTGAAGTTGCTGGGGTGAAAATTCAGACCAAGGCCATTCCAGTTAAAAATATAGACACGATTACATTATACTTGAATCCTGTTCGTCAAAGAGATTATTATAATTATATAATAGAAGCAAAACCGAAGAGAGTTGTATTTAATCCTGGAACCGAAAATCCTGAACTGTATCAACTATTGGAATTAAATGATATAAAGAGCGAGGTTGCTTGTACACTTGTTTTGTTGGCTACCAATCAATATTAA
- a CDS encoding MarC family NAAT transporter: MELFIYLFAALFSVLNPIGTVPIFVGLTQHDSQKERSRISLWTAINVFIILLVSYFIGQYVLTFFGISIDALRIAGGIVIVNSGFSLLSGKFNKKRGINKKIENEAQQRNDIALTPLAIPMLAGPGSMSLLIAFYQEHHELNEIIISSLAILAIAVAIFAILKSAHYLARILGASGIVAISRIVGFIVISIGIQYIVSALVNIIKGNF, encoded by the coding sequence ATGGAATTATTCATTTACTTATTTGCAGCTTTATTTTCGGTATTAAATCCAATTGGGACAGTACCTATTTTTGTTGGACTAACACAACATGATTCTCAAAAAGAAAGATCCAGAATTTCCCTTTGGACAGCCATAAACGTTTTTATAATACTATTGGTTTCTTACTTTATTGGACAATATGTATTAACCTTTTTCGGAATTAGTATAGATGCATTAAGAATAGCAGGTGGAATCGTGATTGTAAATTCTGGTTTCTCATTGCTTTCTGGAAAATTCAATAAAAAACGAGGTATCAATAAAAAAATTGAAAATGAAGCACAGCAAAGAAATGATATTGCGCTAACACCTTTAGCAATCCCCATGCTTGCCGGCCCAGGCTCAATGTCGCTTTTAATTGCTTTTTATCAAGAACATCACGAACTAAATGAAATCATAATTTCTTCATTAGCGATTCTTGCGATAGCAGTTGCTATTTTTGCAATTTTAAAAAGCGCACATTACTTAGCCAGAATATTAGGAGCTTCTGGAATAGTTGCTATTTCTAGAATTGTCGGTTTTATTGTTATCTCTATTGGTATTCAATATATTGTAAGCGCACTTGTAAATATTATTAAAGGAAATTTTTAA
- the ctlX gene encoding citrulline utilization hydrolase CtlX — protein sequence MRQTTNAIVMIRPVAFRMNEQTAVNNYYQKVLDGLLPSTVNAKAQQEFDTFVEKLRAVGVDVTVVDDNLETDTPDSIFPNNWVSFHENGDVALYPMFAENRRQERREDILDTLEEKGFEITNIMDYTSAEEDGIFLEGTGSLLLDRANGKAYCALSPRADEELFIEFCEDFDYAPVIFEAFQTVEGERKLIYHTNVMMCLGETFAVICADSIDDKKERKMVLDNLKQDGKEVILITEAQVNNFAGNMLEVRGTNDKRYIVMSASAHQSLTPKQIAQLENHAEILSSSLDTIEACGGGSARCMMAEVFLPRS from the coding sequence ATGAGACAAACAACAAACGCAATAGTAATGATTCGGCCGGTAGCTTTCAGAATGAACGAGCAGACTGCTGTAAATAATTATTACCAAAAGGTATTAGACGGTTTATTGCCAAGTACGGTAAATGCAAAAGCACAGCAAGAGTTTGATACTTTTGTTGAAAAATTAAGAGCGGTTGGAGTTGATGTAACTGTTGTTGATGATAATTTAGAAACTGATACACCAGACAGTATTTTTCCAAACAATTGGGTTTCGTTTCATGAAAATGGAGATGTAGCTTTATATCCAATGTTTGCAGAGAATCGTCGTCAGGAACGTCGTGAAGATATTTTGGATACTTTGGAAGAAAAGGGATTTGAAATTACCAATATAATGGATTATACATCTGCAGAAGAAGATGGTATTTTCTTAGAAGGAACAGGAAGTTTGTTGTTGGATAGAGCAAACGGTAAAGCGTATTGTGCTTTATCGCCAAGAGCTGATGAAGAATTATTTATAGAATTCTGTGAAGATTTTGATTACGCTCCCGTAATTTTCGAAGCATTTCAAACAGTTGAAGGAGAGCGTAAGCTGATTTATCATACTAACGTTATGATGTGTTTGGGTGAAACTTTTGCTGTCATTTGTGCAGATTCTATTGATGACAAGAAAGAGCGCAAAATGGTTTTGGATAATTTGAAGCAAGACGGAAAAGAAGTTATTTTAATAACAGAAGCTCAAGTGAATAATTTTGCTGGAAATATGCTTGAAGTTCGCGGGACAAATGATAAAAGATATATTGTAATGAGTGCATCAGCTCATCAAAGCTTGACTCCAAAGCAAATTGCTCAGTTAGAAAATCATGCTGAAATTTTGAGTTCAAGTCTTGATACTATTGAAGCTTGCGGTGGGGGAAGTGCAAGATGTATGATGGCTGAAGTTTTTTTGCCAAGAAGTTAA
- a CDS encoding dimethylarginine dimethylaminohydrolase family protein translates to MLQLNVKNETSRLRAVVLGSAVHNGPTPTIEEAYDPKSLEHIKAGTYPVEKDMVAEMDAFNAVFQKYDVTVYRPEMIENYNQIFARDIGFVIDDVFVKSNILPDRERELDAIQYVIDQIDPLKVVRPPEEVHIEGGDVMLWNDHIFIGTYKGSDYKDYITARTNMHGVNYIKELFPNKIVKEFDLVKSKLEARDNALHLDCCFQPVGKDKGIIYKRGFREEADYLYLVNLFGKENLFHIERNEMYNMFSNVFSIDENVVVSEKNFTRLNNWLRANGFTVEEIPYAEIAKQEGLLRCSTLPLIRD, encoded by the coding sequence ATGTTGCAATTAAATGTTAAGAACGAAACATCTAGACTTCGTGCTGTTGTTTTGGGTTCTGCTGTTCATAATGGGCCAACTCCAACAATTGAGGAAGCTTATGATCCTAAATCATTGGAACATATTAAAGCAGGAACTTATCCTGTAGAAAAAGATATGGTTGCTGAAATGGATGCTTTTAATGCTGTTTTCCAAAAATATGATGTAACTGTTTATCGCCCTGAAATGATTGAAAACTACAATCAGATTTTCGCTAGAGATATAGGGTTTGTGATTGATGATGTTTTTGTAAAATCAAATATTCTTCCAGATCGTGAGCGTGAATTAGATGCAATTCAATATGTAATTGATCAAATCGATCCTTTAAAAGTAGTTCGTCCACCTGAGGAAGTTCATATTGAAGGCGGGGATGTTATGCTTTGGAATGATCATATTTTTATTGGGACTTATAAAGGAAGCGATTATAAAGATTACATTACAGCGAGAACCAATATGCATGGCGTTAATTATATAAAAGAATTATTTCCGAACAAAATTGTCAAAGAATTTGATTTAGTTAAATCGAAATTAGAAGCTAGAGATAATGCTTTGCATTTAGATTGCTGTTTCCAGCCTGTTGGAAAAGATAAAGGAATTATCTATAAAAGAGGTTTTAGAGAAGAAGCAGATTATTTGTATTTGGTAAATCTTTTTGGAAAAGAAAATTTATTTCACATCGAAAGAAATGAAATGTATAATATGTTTTCAAACGTATTTTCAATTGACGAAAATGTTGTGGTTTCAGAGAAGAACTTTACGAGATTGAATAACTGGCTTCGTGCAAATGGTTTTACGGTTGAAGAAATTCCATATGCCGAAATTGCAAAACAAGAAGGTTTGTTAAGATGTTCAACATTGCCTTTAATTAGAGACTAA
- a CDS encoding citrate synthase yields the protein MSKIATLEIDGKKIELPVITGSENESAIDINKLRDLTGVITIDPGYKNSGSCTSEITFLDGEEGILRYRGYSIEDLAEKASFLEVSYLLIFGELPTAAQLEDFENNIRKHSLVNEEMKNIIDGFPKTAHPMGVLSALTSALTAFNPKAVNVDNEKEMYEAICKTMAKFLVIATWTYRKSMGYPLNYYDNTKGYVESFMQLMFKLPTGPYAANPVIVNALDKLFILHADHEQNCSTSTVRMVGSSHAGLFASVSAGVSALWGPLHGGANQAVLEMLEEINKDGGDTDKFLAKAKDKNDPFRLMGFGHRVYKNFDPRAKIIKKAATEVLETLGVEDPILDIARKLEKAALEDEYFKSRNLYPNVDFYSGIIYRALGIPTDMFTVMFAIGRLPGWIAQWKEMRENKEPIGRPRQIYTGHPLREFKSNK from the coding sequence ATGTCAAAAATAGCTACATTAGAAATAGATGGTAAAAAGATTGAACTTCCAGTAATCACAGGAAGCGAAAACGAATCAGCTATCGATATCAACAAATTACGTGATTTAACAGGTGTTATTACAATTGATCCAGGTTACAAAAACTCAGGATCTTGTACAAGTGAAATCACTTTCCTAGATGGAGAAGAAGGAATTTTACGTTACAGAGGATATTCAATCGAAGACTTAGCAGAAAAAGCTAGTTTCTTAGAGGTTTCATATCTTTTGATTTTTGGAGAATTACCTACTGCTGCACAATTAGAAGATTTTGAAAATAATATCAGAAAACATTCTTTGGTAAACGAAGAGATGAAAAATATTATTGACGGTTTTCCAAAAACTGCTCACCCAATGGGAGTGTTGTCTGCTTTAACAAGTGCTTTAACAGCATTTAATCCAAAAGCAGTAAATGTTGATAATGAAAAAGAAATGTACGAAGCTATTTGTAAAACAATGGCTAAGTTTCTTGTGATTGCTACTTGGACTTATAGAAAGTCTATGGGATATCCTTTAAACTATTATGACAATACAAAAGGATATGTAGAAAGCTTTATGCAATTAATGTTTAAACTGCCTACAGGGCCTTATGCTGCAAACCCAGTTATTGTTAATGCTCTAGATAAATTATTCATTCTTCATGCTGATCACGAACAAAACTGTTCTACTTCTACAGTAAGAATGGTAGGTTCTTCTCATGCTGGTTTATTTGCTTCAGTTTCTGCAGGAGTTTCTGCTTTATGGGGGCCTCTTCACGGAGGTGCAAATCAAGCGGTACTTGAAATGTTAGAAGAAATTAATAAAGATGGTGGAGATACTGATAAATTCTTAGCGAAAGCGAAAGATAAGAATGATCCTTTCCGTTTAATGGGATTCGGACATAGAGTTTACAAAAATTTTGACCCAAGAGCTAAAATCATTAAAAAAGCAGCAACAGAAGTGTTAGAAACTTTAGGTGTTGAAGATCCAATTTTGGATATTGCTAGAAAATTAGAAAAAGCGGCTCTTGAAGATGAATATTTCAAATCAAGAAACTTATATCCAAACGTTGATTTCTACTCAGGAATTATCTACAGAGCTTTAGGAATTCCAACAGATATGTTTACTGTAATGTTTGCTATTGGAAGATTACCAGGCTGGATCGCACAATGGAAAGAAATGCGTGAAAACAAGGAGCCAATTGGAAGACCAAGACAGATCTATACAGGACATCCTTTAAGAGAGTTCAAGTCTAATAAATAA